A portion of the Acidisarcina polymorpha genome contains these proteins:
- a CDS encoding energy transducer TonB has translation MTPPELDPLQSGNRGLSAGEDEPHLLVEAEGSMWASLIANLRDVFSPVKQPPLQLTSKPIEDNLIVREEPIWKTLGASVQDLFFPRKLPPLQLTSQPVAVIDPMAGQRRIGPGIAAIILVVGSTVALLLWVNVKVRALPPKAVTSEVVDLKPYTPIAPPKMDRMGGGGGGGDRDLVQVSKGKLPKLAKEQITPPQIIRNDHPKLAVEPTIVMPENVPLPNANMPNLGLPTSTQVQLASNGTGSGAGMGSGKNGGLGSGTGGGYGPGSGGGTGGGVYHVGGGVSPPTVLSSVDPEYSDEARRAKYTGIVVVSLIVDPQGNPQHVRVVRALGMGLDEKAVEAVRQYKFKPAMFQGKAVPVEVNIEVNFQIY, from the coding sequence TTGACACCTCCGGAACTCGATCCCCTTCAATCCGGTAACCGAGGACTGTCCGCCGGCGAGGATGAACCCCATCTGCTCGTCGAAGCGGAAGGTTCGATGTGGGCCTCGCTGATTGCGAACCTGCGCGACGTTTTTTCCCCGGTCAAGCAGCCGCCGCTGCAGCTTACCTCGAAACCGATCGAAGACAACCTGATTGTTCGCGAAGAACCGATCTGGAAGACACTCGGCGCGAGCGTACAGGACCTTTTCTTCCCGCGAAAGCTTCCACCGCTTCAACTTACCTCGCAACCGGTTGCGGTCATCGACCCGATGGCCGGGCAACGGCGGATCGGGCCGGGGATCGCGGCCATTATCCTGGTAGTCGGTTCGACGGTGGCGTTACTGTTATGGGTCAACGTCAAAGTCCGAGCGCTGCCTCCCAAGGCGGTGACCAGTGAGGTTGTGGATCTGAAGCCATATACGCCGATTGCGCCTCCAAAGATGGATCGGATGGGCGGCGGCGGTGGCGGCGGCGATCGCGACCTGGTGCAAGTCTCCAAGGGCAAGCTGCCAAAACTGGCTAAAGAGCAAATCACGCCTCCGCAGATTATTCGCAATGATCATCCCAAGCTTGCGGTTGAGCCGACGATCGTTATGCCGGAGAATGTGCCGCTACCGAATGCCAATATGCCGAATCTGGGCTTGCCGACTTCAACCCAGGTGCAATTGGCTTCGAATGGCACGGGAAGCGGCGCCGGCATGGGAAGCGGCAAAAACGGTGGACTGGGCTCGGGGACGGGCGGCGGCTATGGGCCGGGTTCGGGGGGCGGCACCGGTGGCGGCGTCTATCACGTCGGTGGCGGGGTCTCGCCTCCGACGGTGCTCTCTTCGGTCGATCCTGAATATTCCGATGAGGCGCGGCGCGCCAAGTACACCGGTATCGTCGTGGTCTCGCTGATCGTCGACCCTCAGGGCAATCCGCAGCATGTGCGGGTGGTGCGGGCGTTGGGCATGGGGCTGGATGAGAAAGCGGTCGAGGCCGTCCGGCAGTACAAGTTCAAGCCGGCGATGTTCCAGGGCAAGGCGGTTCCGGTCGAAGTGAATATTGAGGTGAACTTCCAGATTTATTGA
- a CDS encoding SGNH/GDSL hydrolase family protein translates to MPFRSLARAIAMLSLAAFGSLAAHAYDSIVVFGDSYNDVGNIYAASTALHNPYPPAPYYKGRFSNGPIWVEHIASDWGLPITPSLLGGTDFAFGGAELLKPVVVEGLPIPSVPMQVDAYLALNHGKADPNALYVLEGGGNDILNATEFDPGKLGCAIATGIYELEKKLRGAGAKNFLVPDMINVGQLPAAGAGGAAFIKFASDTSIHVNWELAGLLDADMKLPGIHIYRLPVFQTFLAVGNATTHFGFTNVTTPCLSETLTVCSDPDHTLWWDAEHPTAFGHAFFAVLVEGRVPNQ, encoded by the coding sequence ATGCCGTTCCGCTCTCTGGCGCGCGCCATTGCCATGTTGTCCCTAGCTGCTTTCGGTAGTTTGGCAGCCCATGCCTATGATTCGATTGTCGTTTTCGGCGACAGTTATAACGATGTTGGGAACATCTATGCGGCCTCTACGGCGCTCCACAACCCGTATCCTCCGGCGCCTTACTATAAGGGCCGCTTTTCGAATGGGCCGATCTGGGTCGAACACATTGCCAGCGATTGGGGCTTGCCGATTACGCCCTCTCTGCTGGGGGGAACAGACTTCGCCTTTGGCGGAGCGGAGTTGCTGAAACCAGTGGTCGTCGAAGGCTTGCCGATCCCGAGTGTTCCGATGCAGGTCGATGCTTACCTGGCTTTGAACCACGGCAAGGCGGATCCGAACGCGCTTTATGTGCTCGAGGGCGGGGGTAATGACATCCTGAACGCGACGGAGTTCGATCCCGGCAAGCTGGGATGCGCGATCGCGACCGGAATCTATGAACTCGAAAAGAAACTGCGCGGGGCGGGGGCGAAGAATTTCCTGGTTCCCGACATGATCAATGTAGGACAGCTTCCGGCGGCGGGTGCGGGGGGCGCTGCTTTCATCAAGTTCGCCAGCGATACTTCGATCCATGTGAACTGGGAGCTTGCCGGGCTTCTCGATGCCGATATGAAGCTGCCGGGAATTCACATCTACCGGCTTCCGGTCTTCCAAACCTTTCTAGCGGTGGGAAATGCGACCACCCACTTCGGCTTTACCAACGTGACGACTCCTTGCTTGAGTGAGACATTGACGGTCTGCAGCGACCCCGACCATACGCTCTGGTGGGACGCTGAACATCCGACCGCGTTTGGCCACGCGTTCTTTGCGGTG